CCCGGTCCGGGTCGCGGGGTTGCAGGTCGCCGCTGACCTCGCGGGCAGTGTAGAAGAACTGAAGGTGATGCCCCCAGGTCTGCGCCTGAAACTCCACGATGAAGGCCAGGTCACGCAGTTCCACGACCAGGCCCGTTTCCTCGAAGGTTTCGCGGCGGGCGCCGTCCTGCACCAGTTCGCCGGCTTCCAGGCCGCCCTTGGGCAGCGACCAGCGGCCCCGCTCGCGCACCAGCAGAATCTCGTCGCCGCGCAGGATGATGCACCCCACGCCGATGCGCGGCTCGGCCAGCGGCTTTTTCTGCCCGCGTTTCTTCGGGGTGGCCGGCACCGGCACCGCCGTGGTGTTGGTCACCTGACCGGGCCGAAGTGACTGCTGCGGCTGGTTACTGCGCCTGCGCCGGCGCCGACGCTGATTGTTGCCCTGATTGCCGGGCTTGGCCTGATCTTCCGCCATTACACTCCCTCCGGCGCAAGATCGTTAAACCGAACGTGTGCGCTATGAAACTGCAACTTCACCGTGCCCACCGGGCCGTTGCGCTGCTTTCCCACGATAATTTCCGCGATGCCCTGCTGATCGGTTTCCTTGTTGTAATACTCGTCGCGGTAAATGAACATCACGATGTCCGCGTCCTGCTCGATGGCCCCCGATTCACGCAAATCCGACAGCATCGGCCGGTGGTTGGGCCTCTGTTCCACGGCGCGGCTCAATTGACTGAGCACAACGATAGGCACTTCCATCTCACGCGCCAGGCCCTTCAGACCACGCGAGATGGTGCTGATTTCCTGCTGGCGGTTGTCGCTGCCGCCATTACTTTTCCCGCCGGACATCAGCTGCAGGTAATCGATGACCACCAGGCCCAGTTGCCCGTGCTGCGCGGCCATGCGCCGCAGCTTGCTGCGCAGGTTGTTCAGCGTCAGGTCGGCCTCGTCGTCGATGACCATCGGCGCTTCGGCCAGGCGGCCCGCCGCATGCGCCAGGCGCTCGAAATCACGCTCGTTGAGCTGCCCGCTGCGAATGCGGTTCATGTCCACCCGCGCTTCACTGCACAGCATGCGCAGCGCCAGTTGCACGCTGGGCATTTCCAGGCTGAACACCGCGACGGTCTTCTCGCCGCGCAGGGCCACGTTCTGCGCGATGGACAGCGCGAAGGCGGTCTTTCCCATCGAAGGCCTGGCCGCCAGCACGTTCAGGCTGCCTTTCTGCAGGCCGCTGATCTGTTCGTCCAGGTCACGGAAGCCGGTGCTGACGCCGTCTGGGATGCCCTTGTTGGCGTGCAGCAGGGTGATGTACTCGAAGGTGTCGTGAACGACCGAGTCCATCGCGGCGAAGCCCTCACCCTTCTTCTTTTGCTCAGCGACTTCAAAGATCATCTTCTCGGCGCGGTCGAGCAGGTCTTCCAGGGGAAGCTGGGCGTCGTAGGCGAGTTGCATGGCCTTGCCGCTGGCGCTGATGAGCTGGCGCAGGGTGTGCTTCTCCTGCACGATGCGGGCGTAGTTCTCGGCGTAGGCGGCGGTGGGCACCTGCTCGGACAGGCCGATCAGGTACGTGATGCCGCCCACCTCGTCCAGCAGGCCCCGGACACGCAGGTCTTCGCTGAGGGTAATCAGGTCGACCGGGTCGCCGCGGTCTTGCAATTCGCGCATGGTCGTGAAGATCTTGCGGTGACCCTCGCGGTAGAACATCTCGGGGGTGACGGTATCGCCCAGCTGCGACAGGACATCGTTGTCGAGCAGAACGCTGCCCAGCACACTGATTTCAGCGTCGTTACTGTGGGGGGGGACGCGGGGGGTGAGTTCCAAATTCGGGCCTCTCTCACGGCACGTCCAGCCTGCGGGCGCGTGAGGGCGGGCGCAGAGACGGGCCTTTCTGTTGAAGAATTAAAGGGTAGGGAGGAGACTCCCTTTTCAACTCACCGGGGCAAGTTGAACTGCCCCGAAGCATACCATCTCCGGATCTTCATGCAGCGGGGGGTGACCCCCGGCCATCGGGGCGGCCACCGGGGGAACGTCCCTGGCCGGATGCCCGGCTCAGGGCCGCCACTGAGCCGGGCAGCCGCTCCTGCACGGCAAAAGCCGCAGGAGTAGCTGACCCC
The Deinococcus fonticola genome window above contains:
- a CDS encoding NUDIX domain-containing protein produces the protein MAEDQAKPGNQGNNQRRRRRRRSNQPQQSLRPGQVTNTTAVPVPATPKKRGQKKPLAEPRIGVGCIILRGDEILLVRERGRWSLPKGGLEAGELVQDGARRETFEETGLVVELRDLAFIVEFQAQTWGHHLQFFYTAREVSGDLQPRDPDRDVQEARFVPIRQLREFIRFRPRLVSLETWLRERRPRHFTFNLDHEPAMLRKRRRVGENGVVTAVAETEGDGEPDL
- the dnaB gene encoding replicative DNA helicase, yielding MELTPRVPPHSNDAEISVLGSVLLDNDVLSQLGDTVTPEMFYREGHRKIFTTMRELQDRGDPVDLITLSEDLRVRGLLDEVGGITYLIGLSEQVPTAAYAENYARIVQEKHTLRQLISASGKAMQLAYDAQLPLEDLLDRAEKMIFEVAEQKKKGEGFAAMDSVVHDTFEYITLLHANKGIPDGVSTGFRDLDEQISGLQKGSLNVLAARPSMGKTAFALSIAQNVALRGEKTVAVFSLEMPSVQLALRMLCSEARVDMNRIRSGQLNERDFERLAHAAGRLAEAPMVIDDEADLTLNNLRSKLRRMAAQHGQLGLVVIDYLQLMSGGKSNGGSDNRQQEISTISRGLKGLAREMEVPIVVLSQLSRAVEQRPNHRPMLSDLRESGAIEQDADIVMFIYRDEYYNKETDQQGIAEIIVGKQRNGPVGTVKLQFHSAHVRFNDLAPEGV